ATACCCAATAGCCTGCAGGCATTTTTTCAGGAACAACAACTTGCTTTTATTAGCAATGCTATCCGGTTTGTACCGGATACCAACCTGCATTTAACGGTACACTTTTTAGGCGAAGTACCCCCGGATAAGGTAGATAAGATTATTAGTGCGGTGAAAAAAGTAGCCGAAAGTTATTCTGCTTTTAACTTAGATTTAGAATGTATAGAGCCTGGTCCTAAACCTAAATCGCCGCGTTTAATCTGGGCTCGATTTACCGCTCACCCGGCTTTTACAGAATTGTGCCAAGCGGTTACCACTCATTTAGGCATCAAACCAACCAACCCCGACTACA
The sequence above is a segment of the Adhaeribacter swui genome. Coding sequences within it:
- the thpR gene encoding RNA 2',3'-cyclic phosphodiesterase, coding for MASTQRLFIAVPIPNSLQAFFQEQQLAFISNAIRFVPDTNLHLTVHFLGEVPPDKVDKIISAVKKVAESYSAFNLDLECIEPGPKPKSPRLIWARFTAHPAFTELCQAVTTHLGIKPTNPDYIPHITLARFRKDMPKPIHLPILDFKTQHMSLPVNALALWQSEFKSPHPEYRILVMYPLKTADS